Proteins from one Salmonella bongori NCTC 12419 genomic window:
- the ibaG gene encoding BolA family iron metabolism protein IbaG, which translates to MENHEIQSVLMNALSLQEVHVSGDGSHFQVIAVGEMFDGMSRVKKQQTVYGPLMEYIADNRIHAVSIKAYTPAEWARDRKLNGF; encoded by the coding sequence ATGGAAAATCATGAAATTCAGAGTGTGCTGATGAACGCTCTTTCTCTCCAGGAAGTCCACGTCTCCGGCGATGGCAGTCACTTTCAGGTTATCGCCGTGGGTGAGATGTTTGATGGCATGAGCCGGGTCAAGAAACAACAAACGGTCTATGGCCCGCTGATGGAGTACATTGCGGACAACCGTATCCATGCCGTATCGATTAAGGCGTATACCCCGGCAGAATGGGCGCGCGATCGTAAACTTAACGGATTTTAA
- the mlaB gene encoding lipid asymmetry maintenance protein MlaB, with the protein MTPQLTWTREAGTLMLAGELDQDVLTPLWDARVEAMRGVTRIDLSQISRVDTGGLALLVHLVDQAKKQGNAVSLSGVNDKVYALAKLYNLPDDVLPR; encoded by the coding sequence ATGACGCCGCAACTCACCTGGACGCGTGAAGCGGGCACCCTGATGTTGGCAGGAGAGCTGGATCAGGACGTATTGACGCCGCTATGGGATGCGCGCGTAGAGGCGATGCGGGGGGTGACCCGTATCGACCTGAGCCAAATCTCCAGGGTGGATACGGGGGGCCTGGCGTTGCTGGTCCACCTTGTGGACCAGGCCAAAAAGCAGGGTAATGCCGTATCATTGTCTGGAGTTAACGACAAGGTCTATGCGCTGGCGAAACTTTACAATCTGCCGGACGACGTCTTACCACGTTAA
- the mlaC gene encoding phospholipid-binding protein MlaC translates to MFKRLMMVALLVIAPLSAATAADQSNPYKLMNEAAQKTFDRLKNEQPKIRANPDYLRDIVDQELLPYVQVKYAGALVLGRYYKEATPAQREAYFAAFREYLKQAYGQALAMYHGQTYQIAPEQPLGDATIVPIRVTIIDPNGRPPVRLDFQWRKNSQTGNWQAYDMIAEGVSMITTKQNEWSDLLRTKGIDGLTAQLKSISQQKITLDEKK, encoded by the coding sequence ATGTTTAAACGACTGATGATGGTGGCCCTGCTGGTCATCGCGCCATTAAGCGCAGCAACCGCAGCGGATCAGAGCAATCCTTATAAACTGATGAATGAGGCGGCACAGAAAACCTTCGATCGCCTGAAAAATGAACAGCCGAAAATTCGCGCTAACCCGGACTACCTGCGCGATATCGTTGATCAGGAACTGCTGCCGTACGTGCAGGTGAAATATGCCGGCGCGCTGGTACTGGGCCGCTACTACAAAGAGGCGACTCCGGCGCAGCGTGAGGCCTATTTCGCGGCGTTTCGTGAGTACCTGAAACAGGCGTACGGTCAGGCACTGGCGATGTATCACGGTCAGACTTACCAGATAGCCCCGGAGCAGCCGCTGGGCGATGCCACTATTGTGCCGATCCGCGTCACGATTATCGATCCAAATGGTCGTCCGCCGGTACGCCTGGACTTCCAGTGGCGTAAAAATTCCCAGACCGGCAACTGGCAGGCGTATGACATGATTGCAGAAGGCGTCAGCATGATTACCACCAAGCAAAATGAGTGGAGCGACCTGTTGCGTACTAAAGGCATCGACGGCCTTACCGCACAGTTGAAGTCTATTTCTCAACAGAAAATCACTCTGGACGAGAAAAAGTAA
- the mlaD gene encoding outer membrane lipid asymmetry maintenance protein MlaD, giving the protein MQTKKNEIWVGVFLLVALLAALFVCLKAANVTSMRTEPTYKVYATFDNIGGLKVRSPVRIGGVVVGRVEDISLDPKTYLPRVTLDIEERYNHIPDTSSLSIRTSGLLGEQYLALNVGFEDPELGTSILKEGSTIQDTKSAMVLEDMIGQFLYNSKGDDNKNSGDAPAATEGNTEATTPAGATK; this is encoded by the coding sequence ATGCAAACGAAAAAAAATGAAATTTGGGTAGGCGTTTTTTTGCTGGTGGCGTTGCTGGCGGCGCTATTTGTTTGCCTGAAGGCGGCAAATGTGACCTCTATGCGTACGGAGCCAACCTATAAGGTTTATGCGACCTTCGACAACATCGGCGGTTTAAAAGTACGCTCCCCCGTGCGCATCGGCGGAGTAGTGGTCGGACGGGTTGAAGATATCTCGCTTGATCCGAAAACGTACCTGCCACGCGTAACGCTCGACATCGAAGAGCGTTATAACCATATTCCCGATACCAGTTCCCTGAGTATCCGTACTTCCGGTCTACTGGGGGAGCAATATCTGGCATTAAACGTCGGTTTTGAAGATCCTGAGCTGGGAACGTCTATCCTCAAAGAGGGGAGTACGATTCAGGACACTAAATCTGCAATGGTGCTGGAAGATATGATTGGTCAGTTCCTTTACAACAGTAAAGGCGACGATAATAAGAATTCTGGCGATGCGCCAGCCGCAACGGAAGGCAATACTGAAGCCACAACGCCTGCGGGCGCAACGAAATAA
- the mlaE gene encoding lipid asymmetry maintenance ABC transporter permease subunit MlaE: MLLNALASLGHSGIKTVRTFGRAGLMLFNAVIGKPEFRKHAPLLVRQLYNVGVLSMLIIIVSGVFIGMVLGLQGYLVLTTYSAETSLGMLVALSLLRELGPVVAALLFAGRAGSALTAEIGLMRATEQLSSMEMMAVDPLRRVISPRFWAGVISLPLLTIIFVAVGIWGGSLVGVSWKGIDAGFFWSAMQNAVDWRMDLVNCLIKSVVFAITVTWIALFNGYDAIPTSAGISRATTRTVVHASLAVLGLDFVLTALMFGN, from the coding sequence ATGCTGTTAAATGCGCTGGCATCACTCGGACATAGCGGGATCAAAACCGTCAGGACGTTCGGGCGCGCCGGATTAATGTTATTCAATGCGGTCATCGGTAAGCCGGAGTTTCGCAAACATGCGCCGCTGCTGGTGCGCCAGCTTTATAATGTGGGCGTCTTGTCGATGCTTATCATTATTGTCTCCGGCGTATTCATCGGCATGGTACTGGGGCTGCAGGGCTATCTGGTTCTGACCACCTACAGCGCGGAGACCAGCCTTGGCATGTTAGTCGCGCTCTCGTTACTGCGCGAGCTGGGGCCGGTCGTCGCGGCGTTGCTGTTTGCCGGGCGGGCCGGGTCGGCGCTGACGGCGGAAATCGGCCTGATGCGAGCGACGGAGCAGCTTTCCAGCATGGAAATGATGGCGGTCGATCCATTGCGCCGGGTGATTTCGCCGCGCTTTTGGGCGGGGGTGATTTCTTTGCCGCTACTGACCATTATCTTTGTGGCGGTCGGTATCTGGGGCGGTTCGCTGGTCGGCGTAAGCTGGAAGGGAATCGACGCCGGGTTCTTCTGGTCCGCGATGCAGAATGCCGTCGACTGGCGTATGGACCTGGTGAACTGTCTGATAAAGAGCGTGGTGTTCGCCATTACGGTAACATGGATTGCGTTATTTAACGGCTATGACGCAATTCCGACTTCTGCCGGAATTAGCCGGGCAACGACGCGAACCGTGGTTCACGCATCGTTGGCCGTTCTGGGGCTGGATTTTGTACTGACCGCACTGATGTTTGGGAATTGA
- the mlaF gene encoding phospholipid ABC transporter ATP-binding protein MlaF — protein sequence MGQSVANLVDMRDVSFSRGERCIFDNISLTVPRGKITAIMGPSGIGKTTLLRLIGGQIPPDKGEILFDGENVPAMSRSRLYTVRKRMSMLFQSGALFTDMNVFDNVAYPLREHTNLSAPLLKSVVMMKLEAVGLRGAAKLMPSELSGGMARRAALARAIALEPDLIMFDEPFVGQDPITMGVLVKLISELNSALGVTCVVVSHDVPEVLSIADHAWIMADKKIVAHGSAQALQENTDPRVRQFLDGIADGPVPFRYPAGDYHLDLLETGS from the coding sequence ATGGGTCAGTCTGTGGCAAATTTAGTCGATATGCGCGACGTCAGCTTTTCCCGGGGCGAACGCTGCATTTTCGATAATATTTCCCTGACGGTGCCGCGCGGGAAGATCACGGCGATCATGGGGCCGTCGGGCATCGGTAAAACTACGCTGTTGCGTCTGATTGGCGGACAGATCCCGCCGGATAAGGGCGAGATCTTATTTGATGGCGAGAACGTGCCGGCAATGTCCCGTTCGCGGCTCTACACCGTACGCAAACGAATGAGTATGCTATTTCAGTCGGGAGCACTGTTTACCGACATGAATGTGTTTGACAATGTTGCCTATCCGTTGCGGGAGCACACAAACTTGTCCGCGCCGCTACTAAAAAGCGTCGTCATGATGAAACTGGAAGCTGTCGGGCTACGTGGCGCGGCGAAACTGATGCCTTCCGAGCTTTCCGGCGGGATGGCGCGTCGCGCCGCGTTGGCGCGTGCTATCGCCCTGGAGCCGGATCTCATTATGTTCGATGAGCCGTTTGTCGGCCAGGACCCGATTACGATGGGCGTTCTGGTAAAGCTGATTTCCGAACTGAACAGCGCACTGGGCGTTACCTGCGTGGTGGTGTCGCATGATGTGCCAGAAGTACTGAGCATTGCGGATCACGCCTGGATTATGGCAGACAAAAAAATCGTTGCTCACGGCAGCGCTCAGGCGTTGCAGGAGAATACGGACCCGCGGGTGCGTCAGTTCCTTGACGGCATTGCCGACGGGCCGGTTCCGTTCCGCTATCCGGCGGGCGACTATCACCTTGATTTACTCGAAACAGGGAGTTAA